In the genome of Croceimicrobium hydrocarbonivorans, one region contains:
- a CDS encoding HAD family hydrolase, translated as MEKHPSDLLIILDLDETLIHARSKPLEYPADFIFGDYHIYLRPQFHRFIEFLSTHFEFAIWSSASDAYVEAITKLIGLEGLVQFIWARSRTTLRRNTHSNRMEQSLIAHKEFYYVKRLKKVKKLGYSLGKILMIDDSPQKVMDNYGNALIIKEYLGDQEDRELLLLRKYLQKIKAVENLRLVDKRNWRSNDRLFHTGL; from the coding sequence ATGGAAAAGCACCCCTCAGATTTGCTAATTATTCTCGACCTGGATGAAACCCTCATTCATGCCCGAAGCAAGCCCTTAGAGTATCCGGCTGATTTTATCTTTGGCGATTATCATATTTACCTGCGCCCCCAATTCCATCGCTTTATTGAATTCCTGAGTACACATTTCGAATTTGCGATCTGGTCCTCAGCCTCAGACGCCTATGTTGAAGCGATCACTAAACTGATTGGCCTGGAAGGTTTAGTGCAGTTTATTTGGGCCCGCTCTCGAACCACTTTAAGAAGAAATACCCATTCCAATCGAATGGAGCAAAGCCTGATCGCCCACAAGGAATTCTATTATGTGAAACGCCTCAAAAAGGTCAAGAAACTTGGCTATAGCCTGGGAAAAATCTTGATGATAGACGACAGTCCACAAAAAGTGATGGATAACTATGGCAATGCCCTAATCATCAAGGAATATCTTGGTGATCAAGAGGATAGGGAATTACTGCTCTTAAGGAAATATCTGCAAAAAATAAAGGCTGTCGAAAATCTACGATTAGTAGATAAAAGAAATTGGCGATCAAATGACCGCCTATTTCACACAGGTCTTTGA